The Enterococcus rotai genome includes a window with the following:
- the lepB gene encoding signal peptidase I yields MVKINVKKSRKKTFLSKRKVGSVLKNSCFLLIIFVGVLFLVKIKTHIVSGQSMLPTLHNKDRLFIVKNAEPKRYSIITFQPKNKKNESYVKRVLGLPGDRIWLDQNTVYLNYQMAENNPTPPNDENLSGKELPDGTLKVRVTWEVAAQLEGLSTIPKDQFFVLGDNRRHSADSRELGLVDKNAIEGVVTFRYYPLDRLGLIE; encoded by the coding sequence ATGGTTAAGATAAACGTCAAAAAATCAAGAAAAAAAACGTTTCTATCTAAGAGAAAAGTCGGATCGGTATTGAAAAACAGCTGTTTTCTTCTGATAATCTTCGTCGGAGTCCTTTTTTTAGTAAAAATAAAAACCCATATAGTCAGTGGTCAATCAATGCTACCGACTCTACATAATAAGGATCGACTATTTATCGTGAAAAATGCAGAACCAAAGCGTTATTCAATTATCACTTTTCAACCGAAAAATAAAAAGAATGAGTCATACGTTAAGAGAGTATTAGGGCTGCCAGGAGATCGTATTTGGTTGGATCAAAATACGGTTTATCTGAATTACCAAATGGCAGAAAATAATCCAACACCACCAAATGACGAAAACCTATCAGGAAAAGAGTTGCCAGATGGAACATTGAAGGTTCGCGTTACTTGGGAAGTAGCTGCTCAGTTAGAAGGACTTTCAACCATTCCTAAAGATCAATTTTTTGTTTTAGGAGACAATAGAAGGCATTCGGCTGACAGTCGAGAACTAGGGTTAGTCGATAAAAATGCTATTGAGGGAGTCGTCACGTTTAGATATTATCCATTGGATCGACTTGGTTTGATTGAGTAA